The Arthrobacter sp. D5-1 genome segment TCCGCAAACGCCCGGGCATGTACATCGGTTCCACCGACTCCCGTGGCCTTATGCACTGCCTCTGGGAAATCATCGACAACGCTGTTGATGAAGCCCTGGCGGGATTCGGCCACGACATCAAGGTGATCCTGCACGCCGACAACTCGGTGGAAATCCACGACGACGGCCGTGGCATCCCGGTGGACGTTGAACCCAAGACCGGTCTCTCCGGCGTCGAGGTCGTCTTCACCAAGCTGCACGCGGGCGGCAAGTTCGGCGGCGGTTCCTATACGGCATCCGGCGGCCTGCATGGCGTTGGCGCTTCTGTGGTCAATGCTCTGTCCAGCCGCCTGGACGTTCAGGTGGATCGCGGCAGCAAGACCTACCAAATGTCCTTCCGCCGGGGTGAGCCGGGCCGGTTCGTGGATTCGGGTTCGAAGCCTGGCCCCGAGGCTCCCTTTGAGCCGTTCGTTGAGAACTCCGTGTTGGACGTCGTGGGCAAGGCCAAGCGCGGGGTAACGGGAACCCGGGTCCGCTACTGGGCGGACCGGCAGATTTTCACACCTGATGCGAAGTTCTCCTACGATGACCTCGCCGCGAGGGCCCGCCAGACATCCTTCCTTGTGCCCGGCCTGAAGATCACGGTCCGCGATGAACGCAAGCTCCCCGGGACTCCGGGTGAGAACGGTGCACACGAGGAAGTGTTCCATCATGACGGAGGCATCTCGGAATTCGTTGAGTTCCTGGCCGCAGATGCCGGGGTGACGGATGTTTGGCGACTCCACGGTTCCGGAAAGTTCAAGGAAACGGTCCCGGTGCTGGACGACAAGGGGCACAGCAAGATCGCGGAAGTCGAACGCGACTGTGAGGTCGATATTGCCCTGCGTTGGGGAATCGGCTACGAAACCACCATGCGCAGCTTCGTCAACATCATCGCCACTCCCAAGGGCGGTACCCACCAGTCGGGCTTTGAGGCGGCGTTGCTGAAGACCTTCCGCAAGGCTGTGGAAACGAATGCCCGCAAGCTCAAGGCCGGTAACGACAAAATCGAGAAGGATGACATTCTCGCCGGGCTCACTGCCGTTTTGACTGTCCGGCTTGCGGAGCCGCAGTTCGAGGGCCAGACCAAGGAGATCCTGGGTACGTCGGCGGTACGGGCCATCGTGGCCAAAGTGGTGGAAAAGGAGATCACTGGCCGGTTGAACTCGGCCAACCGTAACGACAAGGCCCAGTCGGCGCTCCTGCTGGAAAAGATGGTCAGCGAAATGAAGTCGCGCATTTCGGCGCGTGTTCATAAGGAAACCCAGCGTCGCAAGAATGCGTTGGAAACCTCCTCGATGCCCACCAAGCTGGCCGATTGCCGCACGGACGATGTTGCCCGTTCAGAGTTGTTCATCGTTGAAGGTGA includes the following:
- a CDS encoding DNA topoisomerase IV subunit B; translated protein: MAPSSEYNARHLSVLEGLEAVRKRPGMYIGSTDSRGLMHCLWEIIDNAVDEALAGFGHDIKVILHADNSVEIHDDGRGIPVDVEPKTGLSGVEVVFTKLHAGGKFGGGSYTASGGLHGVGASVVNALSSRLDVQVDRGSKTYQMSFRRGEPGRFVDSGSKPGPEAPFEPFVENSVLDVVGKAKRGVTGTRVRYWADRQIFTPDAKFSYDDLAARARQTSFLVPGLKITVRDERKLPGTPGENGAHEEVFHHDGGISEFVEFLAADAGVTDVWRLHGSGKFKETVPVLDDKGHSKIAEVERDCEVDIALRWGIGYETTMRSFVNIIATPKGGTHQSGFEAALLKTFRKAVETNARKLKAGNDKIEKDDILAGLTAVLTVRLAEPQFEGQTKEILGTSAVRAIVAKVVEKEITGRLNSANRNDKAQSALLLEKMVSEMKSRISARVHKETQRRKNALETSSMPTKLADCRTDDVARSELFIVEGDSALGTAKLARSSDFQALLPIRGKILNVQKASVGDMLSNAECAALIQVVGAGSGRSFDIEAARYGKVILMTDADVDGAHIRTLLLTLFFRYMRPMVEAGRVFAAVPPLHRVEVINPGQKANEMIYTYSEAELHVLLANLAKEGKRYKEPIQRYKGLGEMDAQQLAETTMDPRHRTLRKVGIDSAQRAEEVFDLLMGSDVAPRKEFIIAGAATLDRERIDA